A single region of the Salinibacter sp. 10B genome encodes:
- a CDS encoding ATP-binding protein has product MIIKSIRGRAMDQVHFAGRIVSLQFLDLTQNGNLEIVAAVVREDSLFYNVVAADGEKLRRFHVLSGEPRRESGGTIQWDLRGAYIRLADVVGDRKPELVSFFKTGYARQPRGVWVHTYPEGRQVGQQRIGGLVQNNLYFGDADKDAVLEWVFGTIATNNGAEAGGMRDDRAYLGTIEVGASPRVEWSREIGETFSAVELDHGDLDGDSQPEFVALRVPRSGRQTRSPLRQIDPATGETIKRHISNRILQSVHVGALGPEGRDRIVVRDANGTLQVLNHQFEVVHRQSIEAKIRSVRLHTDLNGNGREEIVVHTEKGTLWLGADLSVLASTREEGGWRVVQTGIGRPPLVAIVQGGTMAHFRSMENVWWWAHRYGPAAGILIGVLTLIGVGIVGTRQYQRFRLREAIYEQSAAMSDQACLLVHPRAGIQWMSEAPSVLSELSEESLSDRTDLRERTPELADYVDRLARRRTGPQPEEMMIDGKAFTITCTPLEVMRNGRPYWLVWLDPVTPEVDEYQTQGLMAQRVAHDLKNPLTSILLTLQRMQMAYQEEAPELADTLDTYTGRIEERISSLRRMTTNVLKFVGKEDLRRAPTDLSAFLERVSETIEQNLPPDIGMERQFEDDLPTVPVDQDLMRSVVENLVTNAIEAMSEGGMLTISTQLARDLYLEGSTRQRDYVIVEVRDTGVGMTPAEQERLFEPGFSSRDDTGLGMALVKKIIDDHGGEIEIESESDVGTSVTLYLPTEEGPPSPESD; this is encoded by the coding sequence GTGATCATCAAGTCCATTAGGGGACGGGCAATGGATCAGGTGCACTTTGCGGGGCGGATTGTCTCTCTTCAGTTTCTGGACCTGACGCAGAACGGAAATTTAGAGATTGTCGCTGCCGTCGTCCGGGAAGATTCGCTTTTCTACAATGTAGTGGCGGCGGACGGAGAGAAACTTCGTCGTTTTCACGTGCTGTCTGGAGAGCCGCGGCGGGAGTCCGGGGGCACGATTCAATGGGATTTGCGAGGGGCTTACATTCGGCTGGCGGACGTGGTAGGTGATCGGAAGCCGGAGCTGGTGTCTTTCTTCAAGACAGGATATGCCCGGCAGCCCCGTGGCGTCTGGGTCCATACGTACCCTGAGGGACGGCAGGTGGGACAACAACGGATTGGCGGATTGGTCCAGAATAATCTCTATTTTGGAGATGCCGATAAGGATGCAGTGCTGGAGTGGGTTTTTGGTACAATAGCGACGAACAACGGCGCAGAAGCTGGAGGGATGAGGGACGACCGGGCGTATCTCGGGACAATCGAGGTTGGAGCTTCGCCCCGAGTGGAGTGGAGTCGAGAGATAGGAGAGACGTTTTCGGCGGTCGAGCTTGATCACGGTGACCTCGATGGCGACAGCCAACCCGAATTCGTGGCGCTTCGGGTGCCACGGTCAGGCCGACAGACAAGAAGTCCTCTCCGGCAGATCGACCCTGCGACGGGGGAGACGATCAAGCGCCATATCTCTAATCGAATTCTACAGTCGGTCCACGTCGGAGCATTGGGTCCTGAGGGACGTGACCGGATCGTTGTACGCGATGCAAACGGAACCCTTCAGGTACTCAATCACCAGTTTGAGGTTGTTCATCGCCAATCAATTGAGGCTAAGATCCGATCAGTCCGACTACACACCGACCTGAATGGCAATGGCCGGGAGGAGATTGTAGTACACACTGAAAAAGGCACCCTTTGGCTCGGAGCAGATTTGTCAGTTCTTGCTTCAACGCGAGAAGAGGGGGGCTGGAGAGTCGTTCAGACTGGTATTGGGCGGCCTCCGCTTGTCGCGATAGTCCAGGGCGGAACGATGGCACACTTCCGGTCCATGGAGAATGTCTGGTGGTGGGCGCACCGATACGGACCGGCGGCCGGGATCCTGATAGGCGTCCTTACGCTCATCGGGGTCGGAATCGTCGGCACGCGGCAATACCAGCGATTTCGGCTCCGAGAAGCAATTTACGAGCAGTCGGCCGCTATGTCAGATCAGGCCTGTTTGCTCGTGCATCCCCGTGCGGGAATTCAGTGGATGAGTGAGGCCCCTTCAGTCCTTTCGGAGCTTTCCGAAGAGAGCCTCTCCGACCGGACGGATCTTCGGGAGAGAACCCCCGAGCTTGCCGATTACGTTGACCGACTTGCAAGAAGGAGAACAGGGCCGCAGCCCGAAGAGATGATGATCGACGGGAAGGCGTTTACGATAACGTGCACGCCGCTGGAGGTCATGCGCAATGGACGGCCCTACTGGCTGGTGTGGCTGGATCCGGTCACCCCTGAAGTTGACGAGTATCAGACCCAGGGGCTGATGGCCCAGCGGGTAGCACACGACCTCAAAAATCCACTCACGAGCATTCTGCTCACTCTCCAGCGCATGCAGATGGCGTATCAAGAAGAAGCTCCCGAACTGGCTGACACGCTCGACACCTACACCGGTCGCATCGAGGAGCGCATCTCCTCGCTTCGCCGAATGACCACGAATGTGCTCAAGTTCGTGGGGAAAGAAGACCTGCGGCGGGCGCCCACAGACCTGAGCGCGTTTTTAGAAAGGGTAAGCGAGACCATCGAGCAGAACCTTCCTCCTGACATCGGTATGGAGCGACAGTTCGAGGACGATCTTCCTACGGTGCCAGTGGACCAAGACCTAATGCGTTCGGTCGTCGAGAACTTGGTCACCAATGCCATCGAGGCAATGTCTGAAGGTGGGATGTTGACAATTTCCACACAGTTGGCACGTGACTTGTACCTTGAAGGTAGTACAAGACAGCGTGACTACGTAATTGTGGAAGTGCGGGATACGGGCGTCGGCATGACTCCCGCCGAGCAGGAGCGCCTCTTCGAGCCGGGGTTTTCCTCCCGGGACGACACCGGACTCGGAATGGCCCTCGTGAAGAAAATTATCGACGATCACGGTGGGGAGATTGAAATTGAAAGCGAGTCCGATGTCGGGACGAGCGTCACACTATACCTGCCGACGGAGGAGGGACCTCCGTCTCCAGAGAGTGACTGA
- a CDS encoding type II toxin-antitoxin system VapC family toxin — MIVADNTLISYFTIEGEFTEKAIQVRQRDPEWAAPLLWRAEFLNVLWLHVRQGEFDLDLAIQHIDLAEDLIGGRSYDVAPTEVLRLATQSGCSAYASHYAALAQQLDVPLITHDGEVLEALPETAVHPNDFLE, encoded by the coding sequence ATGATCGTTGCCGACAATACCCTCATCAGCTACTTCACGATCGAAGGAGAGTTTACCGAAAAGGCGATACAGGTTCGGCAGAGGGATCCGGAGTGGGCTGCACCGTTGCTCTGGCGTGCGGAGTTCTTGAACGTCCTCTGGCTTCACGTTCGGCAAGGAGAGTTTGACCTGGATCTGGCGATCCAACACATTGATCTGGCCGAGGACCTGATCGGGGGACGGAGCTATGATGTGGCCCCAACGGAGGTGCTTCGTCTGGCTACCCAGTCGGGCTGTTCAGCCTACGCCTCCCACTACGCGGCCCTCGCCCAGCAGCTGGACGTCCCCCTTATCACTCATGATGGAGAAGTTCTGGAGGCGCTCCCAGAAACGGCCGTTCATCCGAATGACTTTCTCGAGTGA
- a CDS encoding DNA-binding protein: MANLTVKDLPDSLYEKLKSQAHANRRSIASEVTVLLERALGERATPEEELLQRAKRLRDRTPTRLTEEKRREALRRGRA, translated from the coding sequence ATGGCGAACCTAACCGTCAAGGATCTACCAGACTCCCTCTACGAAAAGCTCAAGTCTCAGGCCCACGCCAATCGGCGCTCGATCGCCTCGGAGGTGACGGTGCTTCTGGAGCGGGCCCTTGGGGAACGCGCTACTCCTGAGGAAGAGCTCCTCCAGCGTGCTAAACGGCTCCGAGACCGAACCCCGACTCGCCTTACCGAAGAGAAGCGCCGGGAGGCCCTCCGGCGAGGAAGGGCGTAA
- a CDS encoding alginate export family protein, which produces MHSQLRPILLLGSAFWMVFLVGPANGQGQADPARDSLDAKKATQERPSFRLLRQEETWGALSGEEDELASLKYIPLLHASKTFLTIGGEARSYGRWYRNEGWGAGPAQDGYLLQRFMLHGSLTAGGAPNGLWGRGFAQLKSGLIAGRDGPVYPPSRDRLGVNQAFLEVGFARSPEREWLLRLGRQELHYGAGRMIAAREGPNVRLGFDAVLARYEGRRWRVDAFAAKPTESLPGALDNGWMRGRTLWGTYLRRTRASSPSISLYYFGTRRAPSPQQPGLQATRHTVGARGYGTVGQLQYDLEGTAQFGHYHLNAPPESQGGTAEGPIRAWTLGGRVAYRVPGAAGRPEIGLLTDISSGDAGSTDALETFAAPYPSGRFTGAGSRMGPGNLVNLRPFLGVRPHSNLHVQLRGHLFWRLRPTDGIYAIWGAPLRRSPSAKARFVGGMPELLLRWDAGRHVNVAVEASHFLTGEFLRQTPAGQAMTHVGLRATYLF; this is translated from the coding sequence ATGCACTCGCAACTTCGACCGATTCTTCTACTGGGCAGTGCATTCTGGATGGTTTTCCTGGTTGGCCCGGCCAATGGACAGGGGCAAGCCGACCCAGCCCGAGACAGCCTCGACGCAAAGAAGGCAACGCAAGAGCGGCCGAGCTTCCGCCTTCTTCGTCAGGAAGAAACCTGGGGCGCCCTGTCCGGAGAGGAAGACGAACTGGCCTCTCTCAAGTACATTCCTCTCTTGCATGCCTCGAAGACGTTCTTGACGATCGGGGGGGAGGCCCGATCGTACGGACGATGGTACAGGAACGAAGGGTGGGGCGCAGGGCCAGCCCAGGATGGTTATCTGCTCCAGCGCTTCATGCTGCACGGCTCGCTTACAGCGGGCGGAGCGCCGAATGGGCTGTGGGGGCGAGGGTTCGCGCAGCTCAAAAGCGGCCTCATTGCGGGGCGGGACGGACCCGTGTACCCGCCGTCCCGTGACCGACTGGGCGTCAACCAGGCATTCCTGGAGGTTGGGTTTGCACGGTCGCCGGAGCGGGAGTGGCTCCTTCGCCTGGGGCGACAGGAACTGCACTACGGGGCCGGGCGGATGATTGCGGCCCGTGAAGGGCCGAACGTGCGTCTTGGATTTGATGCGGTACTGGCCCGCTACGAGGGGCGCCGCTGGCGCGTGGATGCATTCGCGGCCAAGCCGACCGAATCGCTGCCCGGAGCACTGGATAATGGCTGGATGCGGGGACGCACCCTCTGGGGGACGTACCTGCGTCGAACCCGGGCGAGTAGCCCCTCCATTTCTCTGTATTACTTCGGCACGAGGCGCGCGCCGTCGCCTCAACAGCCCGGCCTGCAGGCGACCCGACACACGGTTGGAGCGCGTGGGTACGGGACGGTGGGTCAACTGCAGTACGACCTGGAGGGGACCGCTCAATTCGGGCACTATCATCTCAACGCACCGCCCGAGAGTCAGGGAGGCACAGCGGAGGGACCGATCCGGGCCTGGACACTTGGGGGACGCGTTGCTTATCGAGTTCCGGGGGCTGCAGGCCGGCCTGAAATTGGTCTACTTACCGACATCAGCAGTGGCGACGCTGGCAGCACAGACGCCCTGGAAACCTTCGCTGCTCCGTATCCCTCGGGCCGTTTCACCGGTGCCGGCAGCCGAATGGGACCGGGCAACTTAGTCAATCTGCGCCCGTTTCTCGGCGTCCGACCACACTCGAATCTCCACGTTCAGTTGCGGGGACATCTCTTTTGGCGCCTGCGGCCAACGGACGGAATTTATGCCATCTGGGGCGCTCCGCTCCGCCGTTCTCCATCTGCGAAGGCGCGGTTTGTGGGTGGAATGCCTGAGCTATTGCTCCGCTGGGACGCAGGGCGGCACGTGAATGTCGCAGTCGAGGCGAGCCACTTCCTGACTGGGGAATTTCTCCGACAGACTCCCGCAGGGCAGGCGATGACACATGTTGGCCTTCGGGCGACATATCTGTTCTAG
- a CDS encoding DoxX family protein, whose amino-acid sequence MKRYTLDIGRILLSVIFLGSAATKIADPAGTQAYMSAYGLPMTGPLLLGAIVTELGGGLALLFGLRARWAAFLLTGFLAVATLVFHMNLGDQQQLLHFLKNVAIIGGLVMVIAEGTGPLSLGPNKEPVAKEDAPASAGA is encoded by the coding sequence ATGAAGCGCTACACACTCGACATCGGACGCATTCTTCTCTCGGTCATCTTTCTCGGCAGTGCGGCGACGAAGATCGCTGACCCTGCTGGCACGCAGGCTTACATGTCGGCCTACGGATTGCCGATGACCGGCCCGCTTCTTCTCGGCGCGATTGTCACCGAGCTCGGAGGCGGGCTGGCGCTACTCTTCGGCCTGAGGGCGCGTTGGGCTGCGTTCCTGCTCACCGGGTTCCTGGCGGTCGCGACGCTCGTCTTCCACATGAATCTCGGCGACCAGCAGCAGCTCCTCCACTTCCTCAAGAACGTGGCGATCATTGGCGGGCTCGTGATGGTGATCGCGGAAGGGACCGGTCCGCTCAGCCTGGGCCCGAACAAAGAGCCCGTCGCCAAAGAGGACGCTCCAGCTTCAGCAGGAGCGTAG
- a CDS encoding SDR family oxidoreductase — MILVTGATGTIGRRVLRLLSERGIPTRALSRNPSQGETLPHVEWAEADLGEPETLPSVFDGANRLFILTGNARSMTRLQKNAIDAAANAGVEHVVKLSARGADPGSKSAIGQWHHEVETYLKAAGPTWTMLRPHVFMQNLLGQAERIRSQGEIRAPSGEGRIPLVDIRDIADVAAQVLTEDGHGKETYILTGGEAIDYHQVAGAIGTATKQDVEYVPESFDEARARFEDEGLPDWLIDSKLALAWYHRAGGATARTTRDIYDVTGQPPRTIVQFAYDYKSAFSQPA; from the coding sequence ATGATCCTCGTAACCGGCGCAACCGGCACGATCGGACGCCGCGTTCTTCGACTCTTATCGGAGCGGGGCATTCCTACGCGAGCCCTCTCCCGCAACCCGAGTCAAGGAGAAACGCTCCCTCACGTGGAGTGGGCCGAGGCGGATCTGGGAGAGCCAGAGACACTTCCCTCGGTGTTCGACGGCGCCAACCGTCTTTTCATCCTCACGGGCAATGCCCGATCGATGACCCGCCTTCAGAAAAACGCCATCGATGCAGCCGCAAACGCAGGCGTCGAGCACGTGGTCAAGCTCTCGGCCCGAGGGGCCGATCCGGGATCGAAGTCGGCCATCGGCCAATGGCACCACGAGGTGGAAACGTACCTGAAGGCAGCCGGCCCCACCTGGACGATGCTCCGTCCCCACGTGTTTATGCAAAACCTTCTCGGTCAGGCCGAGCGCATTCGCAGTCAGGGTGAGATCCGGGCTCCCTCCGGCGAGGGACGAATTCCACTCGTCGACATCCGTGACATCGCCGACGTGGCAGCCCAAGTGCTCACCGAAGATGGGCACGGGAAAGAGACCTACATTCTGACCGGCGGAGAAGCAATAGACTACCATCAGGTTGCAGGCGCCATTGGAACGGCGACAAAGCAGGACGTCGAGTACGTCCCTGAGAGCTTCGATGAGGCGCGCGCCCGCTTTGAGGATGAAGGGCTTCCCGACTGGCTCATCGACAGCAAGTTGGCCCTGGCCTGGTATCATCGCGCTGGTGGGGCAACGGCCCGGACGACGCGAGACATCTACGACGTGACCGGACAGCCGCCCCGCACCATCGTCCAGTTTGCCTACGATTACAAGAGCGCCTTCTCCCAGCCGGCATGA
- a CDS encoding MarR family transcriptional regulator, which yields MATQHDGSEAEKRALNAYIRFTRAFDSVDRKIGETFRTRDLTSGQFGVLETIYHLGPLYQGQLGEKLLQSKGNISTIISNLVDRGLVERRRDQEDRRYIKIHLTSDGEELIEDLFPEHVERIRSTFEALEAEEIEEFSRLCKKLGLANAD from the coding sequence ATGGCCACACAGCACGACGGATCCGAAGCCGAAAAGCGTGCCTTGAATGCCTACATTCGGTTTACCCGCGCGTTTGACAGCGTCGATCGCAAGATCGGAGAAACCTTTCGGACCCGCGACCTGACCTCCGGTCAGTTCGGCGTGCTGGAGACAATCTACCACCTGGGCCCGCTGTACCAGGGCCAGCTCGGGGAAAAGCTCCTTCAAAGCAAGGGCAACATCAGCACGATCATAAGCAACCTCGTCGATCGAGGCCTCGTTGAGCGACGCCGCGACCAGGAGGATCGCCGCTACATCAAGATTCATCTGACGAGCGACGGAGAGGAGTTGATCGAGGACCTCTTTCCTGAACACGTGGAGCGCATTCGATCCACCTTCGAGGCGCTGGAGGCGGAAGAGATCGAAGAATTCAGTCGGCTGTGCAAGAAGCTCGGGCTCGCAAACGCAGACTGA
- the wrbA gene encoding NAD(P)H:quinone oxidoreductase codes for MQSANIVIPFYSSYGTTHKLAEAVEEGAAKVPGSTVRLRRIPEISSAEEAMSGQDAYEAAQADMAEIPRIEQDDLRWADGIIWGTPTRFGNMAAQVKQFIDTLGGMWFEGELEGKATGVFVSTGSIHGGHETTILTSLVPLIHLGMVFVGVRYSTNDQIMTTEGVGGSPYGPSTMPREDEDVEAPVPEEVQTAQSLGQRVTRVAARLRAPEAAPAKSSA; via the coding sequence ATGCAATCCGCAAACATCGTCATTCCGTTCTACTCGTCGTACGGCACCACTCACAAGCTGGCGGAAGCCGTTGAGGAGGGCGCCGCCAAGGTGCCCGGGTCCACTGTTCGGCTCCGCCGTATTCCCGAGATTTCTTCGGCCGAGGAGGCCATGTCGGGCCAGGACGCCTACGAGGCGGCTCAAGCCGACATGGCAGAGATTCCTCGGATCGAGCAGGACGATCTCCGCTGGGCCGACGGCATCATCTGGGGGACGCCCACCCGCTTCGGTAACATGGCTGCCCAAGTCAAGCAGTTCATCGATACCCTCGGCGGGATGTGGTTCGAGGGCGAACTGGAGGGCAAAGCCACCGGTGTCTTTGTCTCGACCGGCTCCATTCACGGCGGGCACGAGACCACGATTCTCACGAGCCTGGTGCCCTTAATTCATCTCGGCATGGTGTTCGTCGGGGTGCGCTACTCGACCAACGATCAGATAATGACCACCGAGGGCGTGGGCGGATCCCCGTACGGCCCCTCTACCATGCCACGCGAGGACGAAGACGTAGAAGCGCCGGTCCCCGAAGAGGTCCAGACAGCCCAGTCCTTGGGCCAACGCGTGACGCGGGTCGCCGCACGGTTGCGAGCGCCGGAGGCGGCGCCGGCGAAGTCCTCGGCGTAA
- a CDS encoding MFS transporter, giving the protein MPNRTRLSVLLLISTLPVMTGAVLSPVLPDLRAAFGGGQRVEAWTRWVLTTPALFTAVGAPLAGVLADRTGRRPVLLGSLLLFAGSGSAGALLGSLPAITVSRAVLGLAAGGIGTAATTLIVDYHDDAQSRVLGGQAAVMALSAMMYTVLGGLLTDISWRAPFGIYLAGLAVVWPASALLPEPTPAAEAEGTPPSSPNENVDDREIGIGWGRIGILYGLAFLGLAVFNLIRVELPYALQAMGLQSGVWIAVVLSGGTVTGALASAGYDRIQARMGTRGTLAVALGLFATGFGIIAAAGTPAMATFGVALAGGGMGLLVPSLSDGVGKATPQAVRGRLMGGLSTLRNLGRFASPLLAAPALVGTGAAAPFIGGALTSAVLALAFLAWMAACRLPDALQGLLPAGGASQPPSRKEKRGSKPEAALCQT; this is encoded by the coding sequence ATGCCCAACCGCACGCGACTGTCGGTCCTGCTTCTCATCAGCACGCTCCCAGTAATGACGGGCGCGGTGCTCTCCCCCGTTCTTCCGGATCTCCGGGCCGCCTTCGGCGGCGGGCAACGCGTGGAGGCCTGGACCCGATGGGTGCTCACGACACCGGCCCTGTTTACGGCCGTCGGTGCTCCGCTGGCCGGCGTTCTGGCTGATCGCACAGGCCGGCGCCCGGTCCTGCTCGGATCCCTCCTGCTCTTTGCTGGCAGTGGGAGCGCGGGCGCCCTGCTCGGCTCCCTTCCGGCCATCACAGTCAGCCGGGCCGTTCTGGGACTCGCGGCCGGAGGCATTGGCACGGCGGCGACCACCCTCATCGTCGACTACCACGACGACGCCCAGAGCCGGGTCTTGGGCGGACAGGCAGCGGTAATGGCCCTCTCCGCGATGATGTACACCGTTCTCGGCGGGCTCCTCACGGACATCTCCTGGCGGGCGCCGTTCGGGATCTATCTGGCCGGGCTCGCGGTCGTCTGGCCCGCTAGTGCACTCCTTCCCGAGCCGACGCCTGCTGCCGAGGCGGAGGGCACACCCCCCTCCTCCCCTAACGAGAATGTAGACGATCGTGAAATAGGCATCGGGTGGGGACGCATTGGCATCCTTTACGGGCTGGCGTTTCTGGGGCTGGCCGTGTTCAATCTCATCCGTGTCGAACTGCCGTACGCCCTGCAGGCAATGGGCCTCCAGTCGGGCGTATGGATCGCCGTCGTGCTCTCAGGCGGGACCGTGACCGGCGCCCTCGCGTCCGCTGGCTACGACCGGATCCAGGCGCGAATGGGCACGCGCGGGACGCTGGCCGTCGCGCTGGGGCTCTTCGCCACGGGCTTCGGCATCATCGCGGCAGCCGGCACGCCGGCGATGGCCACTTTCGGCGTCGCACTCGCCGGTGGGGGCATGGGGCTGCTCGTGCCGTCCCTCAGCGACGGCGTGGGGAAGGCAACCCCACAGGCAGTGCGCGGCCGCCTGATGGGCGGGCTCAGCACCCTCCGCAACCTCGGCCGCTTCGCCTCCCCCCTGCTCGCCGCCCCTGCGTTGGTTGGCACCGGCGCGGCGGCGCCCTTTATCGGCGGGGCACTCACCTCAGCCGTTCTCGCCCTGGCGTTTCTCGCCTGGATGGCTGCCTGCCGCCTTCCAGACGCCCTGCAGGGGCTCCTTCCGGCTGGCGGCGCTTCGCAACCCCCTTCGCGGAAAGAGAAGCGAGGATCCAAGCCTGAAGCTGCCCTCTGCCAGACGTAA
- a CDS encoding pirin family protein, translating into MRRSGDRGLQDLGWSTNRMTFSFADYHDPNWMRFGPLRVLIESHIDPNEGFDKHPHRHAEIVSYVTEGILHHEDSFGREADIRAGEMQLISAGSRGMIHSETNPRGKPEAHYQLWFIPDRLDTDFAYHELKPPTEERQGQFRLYVSPDGRGDSMPINTDAFVHVGQFSPGDRASHELPSGRGVWVQVVDGTVSVNGHTLQAGDGAGITAPDELSFSFDGETELLLIDVRMDANRIWE; encoded by the coding sequence ATTCGACGAAGCGGGGATCGAGGCCTCCAGGACCTCGGCTGGTCGACGAACCGAATGACGTTTTCGTTCGCCGACTATCATGACCCGAACTGGATGCGCTTCGGCCCGTTGCGGGTGCTCATCGAAAGCCACATTGATCCGAACGAGGGCTTTGACAAGCACCCGCACCGCCACGCCGAGATTGTGAGCTACGTGACGGAGGGCATCCTCCACCACGAGGACAGCTTTGGTCGGGAAGCCGACATTCGCGCGGGGGAAATGCAACTCATCAGCGCAGGCAGCCGGGGCATGATTCACAGCGAGACGAACCCTCGAGGTAAACCGGAGGCCCACTACCAGCTATGGTTTATCCCTGATCGCCTAGATACGGACTTCGCTTACCACGAGCTGAAGCCCCCGACCGAGGAGCGGCAGGGGCAGTTTCGCCTCTACGTCTCCCCCGATGGGCGCGGGGATAGCATGCCGATCAATACCGACGCCTTTGTCCACGTCGGGCAGTTTTCGCCAGGGGACCGAGCGTCTCACGAGTTGCCCTCGGGACGAGGCGTATGGGTACAAGTAGTGGACGGCACAGTATCTGTGAACGGTCACACGCTTCAGGCGGGCGATGGAGCCGGGATCACGGCGCCCGATGAACTCTCCTTTTCGTTCGACGGTGAGACGGAGCTTCTTCTCATCGACGTTCGGATGGACGCAAATCGAATCTGGGAATAG
- a CDS encoding serpin family protein, whose protein sequence is MDAPFSRSWLTWRRNVFAGWAVLTLLCVTFGAGGLYYAVSKTVAEGGIMFMHRYLGVGPESASGWWLYLYYIINYLFLLFWKCGYEVGLGLFPWTFVRLVCSIAFFSGGWVAYRRARTRYASPGDLVVFGGATGLACLVLLSGAWGFRFWVSSRSADVRQADRALASKYNQTGFDVLKELTVQPDSASKGQPPTNTLLSSISLGTTLHMTAKGARGRTAQELYEVLHLPDTLRESVASGPSQILQRLRHPEPQHVLQRLVGRASAIETRLANAGWFDASPTKSMKSAGLLDLDLEIREEYRRTLEENFDAEVYLRDFDSEELAQEVNKWATEKTNGKIRRVIKKGPKDGAVLANATYFFGEWSAPFDSENTMQRPFIVTRRGKKPDTVWVPTMVRKAKYPYMQRKRGGELILQGVRLPYGETGRMAMYVFVPQDLDQFVRELRPERWDRLTSAMDSTNSEIELSLPKFALRKKLDLIPLLKELGVEQAFTREADFARIINVGSRTDSLRGRPTPFFLNEVEQKIYLKVNERGTEAAAVSFDLRDVSPPPKMKVNRPFYFAIAERETGVILFHGAIRNPVAR, encoded by the coding sequence ATGGACGCTCCCTTCTCAAGAAGTTGGCTCACCTGGCGTCGCAATGTCTTCGCCGGCTGGGCGGTTCTCACGCTGCTCTGTGTCACCTTCGGAGCGGGAGGGCTCTACTACGCCGTATCCAAAACAGTAGCGGAGGGAGGAATAATGTTTATGCACCGCTACTTAGGTGTGGGACCTGAGTCGGCATCAGGCTGGTGGTTGTATTTGTATTACATAATCAACTACCTCTTTCTGTTATTTTGGAAGTGCGGGTATGAGGTTGGGCTGGGCCTATTTCCCTGGACATTTGTCAGGCTGGTCTGTAGCATTGCCTTTTTTTCAGGAGGCTGGGTGGCCTATCGGCGGGCCCGAACTCGGTACGCTTCTCCCGGTGACCTTGTCGTCTTCGGCGGGGCTACAGGACTGGCCTGCCTAGTTCTTCTGTCTGGAGCGTGGGGATTTCGCTTTTGGGTTTCATCGAGGAGCGCCGATGTCCGTCAGGCCGACCGTGCCCTTGCTTCCAAGTATAACCAGACTGGGTTCGATGTCCTCAAGGAACTAACAGTTCAGCCGGACAGCGCGTCTAAAGGCCAACCCCCTACGAACACGCTGCTTTCCTCAATCAGCCTGGGAACGACTCTGCATATGACGGCGAAGGGAGCAAGAGGGCGAACAGCTCAGGAGCTCTATGAGGTGCTCCACCTGCCAGATACATTGAGGGAGTCTGTAGCTTCTGGTCCCAGTCAAATCCTACAACGACTGAGGCATCCTGAGCCACAACATGTTCTACAGCGTCTTGTGGGTCGCGCCTCTGCCATTGAGACCCGCTTGGCAAACGCCGGATGGTTCGATGCTTCTCCGACCAAGAGCATGAAGAGTGCCGGTCTCCTCGACCTTGACCTTGAAATTCGAGAAGAGTACCGGCGAACCCTCGAAGAGAACTTCGATGCAGAGGTGTATCTGCGAGACTTCGATAGCGAGGAGCTTGCGCAGGAAGTCAACAAGTGGGCCACTGAGAAGACCAACGGTAAGATTCGAAGAGTAATAAAGAAGGGGCCAAAGGATGGAGCAGTGTTAGCTAATGCGACTTACTTCTTCGGAGAATGGAGCGCGCCGTTCGATTCGGAAAACACCATGCAAAGGCCCTTTATCGTCACGAGGAGAGGGAAAAAGCCCGACACGGTTTGGGTGCCAACTATGGTACGGAAGGCAAAATATCCATACATGCAACGGAAGCGAGGAGGTGAGCTAATCCTCCAAGGGGTGCGGCTTCCCTATGGAGAGACTGGACGTATGGCGATGTATGTGTTCGTGCCGCAGGACCTTGACCAGTTTGTTCGTGAGCTTAGACCGGAGCGCTGGGATCGGCTCACCAGCGCAATGGACAGCACTAACAGTGAGATCGAACTTAGCCTGCCGAAATTTGCACTTCGAAAGAAGTTGGACCTGATCCCGCTGCTCAAAGAGCTCGGCGTCGAACAGGCCTTCACGCGGGAAGCGGATTTTGCACGCATCATAAATGTCGGGTCTCGTACCGACAGTCTTCGGGGGCGACCTACCCCGTTCTTCCTGAATGAGGTGGAGCAGAAAATCTATCTGAAGGTGAACGAGAGGGGCACGGAAGCTGCAGCGGTGTCCTTCGACTTGCGCGATGTGAGCCCTCCTCCGAAAATGAAGGTGAACCGGCCGTTTTACTTTGCCATTGCCGAGCGAGAGACCGGGGTAATTCTCTTTCATGGAGCGATCCGTAATCCGGTTGCTAGGTAG